In Bacteroidota bacterium, the sequence TCTGTGGCTATTTTCATTTTTACAACTTTTAGGAGTGGAATCATTACTTATTTTCATCAGTTACAATCTTACCATCTTCAATTGTAATTACTCTTCGTGCTTTTTTTACAACCCTTTCATCATGAGTTGAAAAGATAAAAGTAATATTTTCTTCTTTATTCAGCCTTTCCATAATATCAAGCAAAGTTGCAGTTGACTTTGAATCAAGGTTAGCAGTAGGTTCATCTGCAAGAATGAATTTTGGTTTGGAAGCTAATGCCCTTGCAACCGCCACTCTTTGTTGTTGCCCACCTGATAGTTTATTTGGTCTTACCTTTTCTTTACCTTCAAGTCCAACAGATTTAATAAGTTCCATTACTCTTTCATTTCTTTCTTTTTTTGATTTTCCTTGAAGATGCATTACAAATTCCACATTTTCTCCTGCTGTAAGAACAGGAATAAGGTTGTAAGATTGAAATACAAATCCAATCTTTTTCATTCTGAAATCAATTTTTTTTCTTTGCGAAAGATTTGAAATATTTTCACCATCAATTATTATTTCACCATCAGTAGGATTATCGAGTCCTCCAATCATATTCAAAAAAGTTGTTTTTCCCGAACCTGAGGGTCCAACAATAGCAGTAAATTCTCCCTCTTTAATATTCAAATCTATTCCATTTACAGCATGTACAGGAATGCTTTCTTGGTCGTATATTTTGTGGACGTTTTTTGTTTCAATTATATTCATTTTTCTATATTTTTATTTTTAACAATAAAATTTTAATCAAATTATTCAGCTCTTAATGTTTCTGCAGGATTTAGTTTTAAGGCTTTAAAAGCCGGATACAATGCAGAGATAATTCCTGTTATTATTACAAAGAAGGTAATAGAAATAACATTTTCTAAATTTATAGAAGGATAAATTACCGTTGCAAATCCAATTTCTTCTAAACCTTCTCCCCAAAGGGATAAATCAATACCTGTTTTGGAGCTAAGCATTGAAGCAACAACCCCTATAACTATTCCAATAACCCCACCTGTTAATGACAGGAAAACCGTTTCCAGAATTATCATTGAAAATATTTTTAACTTGTTCATTCCCACTGCCATCAGCATTCCTAATTCACGCACACGTTCAAGAACAACCATTAACATTGTGTTGATAATGGCAAAGCATAAAGCAAAAAGAACAATTATTACAATGATGTACATATAAAGCTCCATCATTTCATCAAAAAGTCCCAGCTCAGGACTTATTTCTTTCCAGCTTTCCGTAAGCAATCCTTCGGGTGCAAAAGAAGAAATATTTTTTAATACTCCATCAATGTTTTTGTTATCGCTAAGATAAATTGCTATTTCGTGAGCATCACCATCGGATAATCCTGTAATATCGATAATGTCATTGTAATTTACAAAAATATGAGAACCATCATATCCTGTATTTGAAGTTTTATATATTCCTGCAATTCTAAAAGCCCCTTTAATAATATTGTTATCCATATCTTGAATTGTAATTACAATTTTATTTCTAACATCAACATCAAGCTTTTTAGCAAGTTTTTCTCCAATAATCACAGGGTTTTTGCTTACTCCTTCAAAGTATTTCCCTTTAATAATTTTGTCATAAATATCGGTAACATTTTTTTCATTTTCAGGATTAATACCTATAACTGACACTCCTGTACCTGATTCGGCAGAAGCAACCATTGAATTAATAATAATTCTTTTGCTTACACCTTTTACTTCTTCAATTTTCCTGATTTTTTTTGTTAGTAAATCAGCATTTTTGATGTAATAAGAAGTTTCATTATTTTCCTTAAATTTTTCTTTGTGAATCTGAATGTGTGAAATCTCTGTTTTTACTGCATTATCCAATCTTTGATTCATCCACCCGCTCATAAATGCCGTTGAAAAAACCCCGGTGGATAGTCCGATTGCAATTGCAATTATTACAACAGAACTCCTAAGCTTGTTCCTCCACACATTACGCCATGAAATTGACCATATCATAGTTTTAGTTTTTAATTTTTAAAAAAATTGTTTTAATGTTTTTATAATTCATTTTTGTCATTCTTTNNNNNNNNNNNNNNNNNNNNNNNNNNNNNNNNNNNNNNNNNNNNNNNNNNNNNNNNNNNNNNNNNNNNNNNNNNNNNNNNNNNNNNNNNNNNNNNNNNNNAAATATAATAAATAGGGTAAATTGCAATAAATAGTGTAATAATAAAAATTGTTATTGCTTGATTGTAAAAAACAATAGCATCCATTGAAAATTTCATTACAGGTTCAAAACCATATTCAAGCATAGCTTCAGCACCTTTTCCTTTTAAATGTATTGGATTTAAGTAATAAAAATAATTTAACGGAATGCTTGCACCAATACCTACAAATACCCCAATTAGACTAATAAAAAAGGTTTCAATTAGTAAAATAATTTTTAATTTATATTTTTGCATTCCTACAGCTATAATAACTCCGAATTCTCTTTTTCTTTCAGCCATCATCATCATTATTGTTGCTAAAATTCCAAAACCAATTACAAGATATAACATGCCTTTCATAAGAACACCACCTGCACGGTCACTATTGATTTGTTGAACTAAAGCAGGTTGTATTTCTGACCATGTCATTACTTCATAATCATCACTTAATTTGTAAGAAATATTATTTTTAATTTTATCAAGATTATCATAATCGTCAATCATAATTACATAAGAAGACAAAAGACCCTTGGCGGAATAAAAGTCTTGACATCTTTCAATATCAAGGTAAACAAGCATCTTATTAAATTCAGGATTAGGATGTTTTAATATTCCACGTATTGGGAATTTCCCTGCCGCACTTACTCCATGATATCCCTGCCCAATCATTACCAAAGTATCATTCACATTAAGTTTAAGATATTTAGCAAGACCCTGAGAAATAACTACACCTTCATCTCCTTGCTTAAGATAATTTCCTTTTTTCATCTTGTCTTTAACTGCTGTAACTTTGTTTTCATTTTCGGGTTCTATTCCAAGTACCATTACACCCTTAGTAATCGTTTCGGAAGAAGCAAGTGCAAAGGATTCAAGTCTTCTTGTGTAAAAGTCTATACCTTCAGTATTTTCAATTTTATCACCAATTGATTTGCCTGATTTAAACGCATTATTTAGTTTTTGTTCCTCCCAGTATCCCTTTTTATGAATTTGAATTGAGCCTGAATAAAATTTTACTGCAACATCAACCATATTTCCATAAGAGCCTTCTTGCATTGAACTCATATAGGCAGAAAGTAAAACACCAAAAAATATTGATGCTACCGTTATCAATGTTCTGCGTTTGTTTCTCCACAAGTTTCTCCATGCTAATTTTATATAATTTTTCATCTCATAAATTGTTTTGTACTAATTTACTAATGTTTAAAAATGTTTTTACCTTATCCTTTTCATATTTTGTTGTGAGAAAAAAGAATCATCAATTTTTTTATCAAATTCCATTTTTTTAATTTCAAGTATTGTTTTATGACCGTCCTTTTCAACAGGAATAATTTCAA encodes:
- a CDS encoding ABC transporter ATP-binding protein, which encodes MNIIETKNVHKIYDQESIPVHAVNGIDLNIKEGEFTAIVGPSGSGKTTFLNMIGGLDNPTDGEIIIDGENISNLSQRKKIDFRMKKIGFVFQSYNLIPVLTAGENVEFVMHLQGKSKKERNERVMELIKSVGLEGKEKVRPNKLSGGQQQRVAVARALASKPKFILADEPTANLDSKSTATLLDIMERLNKEENITFIFSTHDERVVKKARRVITIEDGKIVTDENK
- a CDS encoding FtsX-like permease family protein is translated as MIWSISWRNVWRNKLRSSVVIIAIAIGLSTGVFSTAFMSGWMNQRLDNAVKTEISHIQIHKEKFKENNETSYYIKNADLLTKKIRKIEEVKGVSKRIIINSMVASAESGTGVSVIGINPENEKNVTDIYDKIIKGKYFEGVSKNPVIIGEKLAKKLDVDVRNKIVITIQDMDNNIIKGAFRIAGIYKTSNTGYDGSHIFVNYNDIIDITGLSDGDAHEIAIYLSDNKNIDGVLKNISSFAPEGLLTESWKEISPELGLFDEMMELYMYIIVIIVLFALCFAIINTMLMVVLERVRELGMLMAVGMNKLKIFSMIILETVFLSLTGGVIGIVIGVVASMLSSKTGIDLSLWGEGLEEIGFATVIYPSINLENVISITFFVIITGIISALYPAFKALKLNPAETLRAE
- a CDS encoding FtsX-like permease family protein, yielding MKNYIKLAWRNLWRNKRRTLITVASIFFGVLLSAYMSSMQEGSYGNMVDVAVKFYSGSIQIHKKGYWEEQKLNNAFKSGKSIGDKIENTEGIDFYTRRLESFALASSETITKGVMVLGIEPENENKVTAVKDKMKKGNYLKQGDEGVVISQGLAKYLKLNVNDTLVMIGQGYHGVSAAGKFPIRGILKHPNPEFNKMLVYLDIERCQDFYSAKGLLSSYVIMIDDYDNLDKIKNNISYKLSDDYEVMTWSEIQPALVQQINSDRAGGVLMKGMLYLVIGFGILATIMMMMAERKREFGVIIAVGMQKYKLKIILLIETFFISLIGVFVGIGASIPLNYFYYLNPIHLKGKGAEAMLEYGFEPVMKFSMDAIVFYNQAITIFIITLFIAIYPIYYI